The genomic DNA GTCCGTCACCACTCCGTCACCGAGGCGGGACCCGAGAAAGGGTGCCCCGCCTCGGTGATGGTGACGGACAGGAGAACCGACATGAGCGCACAGCCGCACCCCGCCCCCGAGGCAGTCGCCGCCATCATCCCCGCGATGAACGAATCCCAGCGGATCGGTGCCACCGTCGCTGCGGCCAAGCAGATTCCCGGGGTCGACATGGTCCTCGTCGTCGACGACGGATCGGTCGATGACACGGGACCCCTGGCCCGCCGGGCCGGCGCCGAGGTCATCACGCACCCGAAGAACAAAGGCAAGGCTGCGGCCATGATGACCGGAGCCTTCGCACTGCGCAATCGGGAGATCTCCGACGCCGATCCGGGCGTCGACCCACACCACCGGGCGCTGCTGTTCATCGACGGCGACCTCGAAGACTCCGCCATCAACACCGCTCCCCTGGCCGAGCCTGTGCTCGCTGGTCGGGCGGACATGACGATCGCGATCCTGCCCGCACAGAAGCGCAAGGGCGGAGGCTTCGGCTTCGTCGTCGGACTGGCGAAGAAGGGCATCGCCGAACTCTCCGGATTCGACGCCACCCAGCCGCTGTCGGGCATGCGCTGTCTGTCGCGAGAGGCCTTCGACGCGGCCCTGCCGTTCGCCGCCGGATGGGG from Brevibacterium sp. JSBI002 includes the following:
- a CDS encoding glycosyltransferase family 2 protein; this encodes MSAQPHPAPEAVAAIIPAMNESQRIGATVAAAKQIPGVDMVLVVDDGSVDDTGPLARRAGAEVITHPKNKGKAAAMMTGAFALRNREISDADPGVDPHHRALLFIDGDLEDSAINTAPLAEPVLAGRADMTIAILPAQKRKGGGFGFVVGLAKKGIAELSGFDATQPLSGMRCLSREAFDAALPFAAGWGVEAAMTIDVVGAGLRVEEVECDLHHRVTGRDLKAQLHRAAQYRDVARAILVRRLRAKRNGGTPGGVSSAPADSGSSESTQNSSDPHKETGK